The nucleotide sequence TAAAATTTACTGTTAATTATGTTTTTTATTAAGTAGCTGCTGTAAACTTTCATTCCAGTCGGCTGTGTTAATCCTAAGATCCTTATTTAACTTGCTGGTATCCAAAACGCTGTACACCGGTCTTGCTGCAAAAGTACGGTAATGGTCGGTTTTGGCAAGCATAGTATCTTTAATTTGCCCTGTATGTGTTAAAATAGCCTTCGCAAAGTCATACCACGTTGCCTCTCCGTTGTTGGCGTAGTGGTACAACCCGTATTCCTTTTTGTTTTCTGAAATTACCTTTAGGAGTGCTATTGCCAGATCGTTAGCATTTGTGGGTGTTCCGGTTTGTTCGGTGGTAATGGTCAGCGGCTTTTTTTCTTCGGAATACTTTAAGATCGTCTTTAAAAAATTATGCCCAAACTGCGAGTACAACCAAGAGGTTCTGAAAATAAAGTGCGAAGGACAAAATTCAGTTACGTATTCCTCACCTTTTAGCTTTGACGCCCCATACACATTGATAGGATGCGTTGGATCGCTTTCCAGATAGGGAGTTCGCTTTGCTCCATTAAAAACATAGTCGGTGGAGATCTGAAGCATGATCACCTGGTTTTTAGCGCAAGCCTTTGCCAAATGCTTTGCTCCTTCTGCATTTATACCAAACGCGCGCTCCGATTCACTTTCTGCTTTTTCTACATTGGTATAAGCCGCAGTATTGATGCAGTGGGTGTAATTACCATTCTGAAAAATTTCCGAAACAGCAGTTTCATTTTCGATATCAAGTTCTCCTTTAGAGACATATACCAACTCAATATCTTTAAAACGCGGGGCAGAATGCCTGATACATTTCGCTAATTGTCCGTTTGCCCCTGTAACCAGTACTTTGTTCATGAAATTGCTTCCTCGAAGGTGGGAAGTTCCAGGTCCTTTTCTGAAACTATAAAATTCTCTTTGGTAAGATGCCAGTCCAAAGATAAGGTTGCGTCGTTGTAAATGATTCCGCTTTCTGAAGCTTTATCGTAATAATTATCGCATTTATATGCAAAAACAGAGGTTTTAGAAAGTGTAATAAAGCCATGCGCAAATCCTCTTGGAACAAACAGTTGCAGGTGATCCACATCATCCAGGATCACAGAGTAGGACTTTCCGAAGGTTTCAGAATCCTTTCTAATATCCACTACTATGTCCAGCACCTTTCCTTTTATTACTCTTACCAGTTTCGACTGAGCCATGGGTCCGTGCTGAAAATGGAGGCCTCTCAACACCCCGTAGCTCGAAACCGACTGGTTATCCTGAACAAAATCGACATCTAATCCGGTGATTTTCTTAAAGTTCTCCCGGTTATACGATTCGTAAAATATTCCCCTCTCGTCCTTAAACACCCGGGGCTTTAATATAAAGCAATCCTTTAAATTCGTTTTTATCTGTTCCAAA is from Constantimarinum furrinae and encodes:
- the rfbC gene encoding dTDP-4-dehydrorhamnose 3,5-epimerase, producing MEQIKTNLKDCFILKPRVFKDERGIFYESYNRENFKKITGLDVDFVQDNQSVSSYGVLRGLHFQHGPMAQSKLVRVIKGKVLDIVVDIRKDSETFGKSYSVILDDVDHLQLFVPRGFAHGFITLSKTSVFAYKCDNYYDKASESGIIYNDATLSLDWHLTKENFIVSEKDLELPTFEEAIS
- the rfbD gene encoding dTDP-4-dehydrorhamnose reductase codes for the protein MNKVLVTGANGQLAKCIRHSAPRFKDIELVYVSKGELDIENETAVSEIFQNGNYTHCINTAAYTNVEKAESESERAFGINAEGAKHLAKACAKNQVIMLQISTDYVFNGAKRTPYLESDPTHPINVYGASKLKGEEYVTEFCPSHFIFRTSWLYSQFGHNFLKTILKYSEEKKPLTITTEQTGTPTNANDLAIALLKVISENKKEYGLYHYANNGEATWYDFAKAILTHTGQIKDTMLAKTDHYRTFAARPVYSVLDTSKLNKDLRINTADWNESLQQLLNKKHN